Genomic segment of Saprospira sp. CCB-QB6:
GGCGGTCAGTTAGTGAGCAAAGAGAGCGTTCGATTTCGTTGCGCAAAGACTCCATATATTCTAGGTTGGCGTCTGTTTGCGGCGTATTGGTATTTTCGAGTACATCGAGGAGAGAGTTATCTTCTCCTTCTACGAAGGGTGCGTCCATAGAAACGTGGCGAGCGGCCACGCCTAGGGTAGTTTCTACTTCATTGGAGCCGATAGAGAGCACTTGAGCGAGTTCATCGGCGGAGGGTTCGCGTTCGAACTCCTGTTCCAATTTAGAGAAGGCCTTATTGATCTTGTTGAGTGAACCCACTTTATTGAGGGGAAGGCGCACGATACGAGATTGTTCGGCTAGGGCTTGGAGGATAGATTGGCGGATCCACCAAACGGCATAAGAGATAAATTTGAAACCACGGGTTTCGTCAAAGCGTTGAGCGGCTTTGATTAGGCCAAGGTTTCCTTCATTGATTAAGTCACTGAGGGAAAGGCCTTGATTTTGGTATTGTTTGGCCACAGAGACCACGAAACGGAGGTTGGCCTTCGTCAAGCGCTCCAAGGCGACTTGATCGCCAGCCTTAATGCGTTTTGCCAAATCCACCTCTTCTTCAGGGGTCAACAAATCCACTTTACCGATCTCTTGCAGATATTTTTCTAGCGATTGACTTTCGCGATTGGTAATGGATTTGGTAATTTTTAACTGTCTCATGAACCTACTATTTTGAGAGGCAACCGATTAGCCTGCAGTTGCACTGTATTTTGATTAAGATAGAAAATGCCCAACTACAAATATAGGGCTTTTTTGTGGTATTCGCTTCTTTAACTACCAGAATTGCTTTTTTTGTTCATCTCTTCGCTATTTTATGAAAATAAAAAGGGTTTTCCTTGGGATCAGCTTTTCTAGGGGCCTAAGTTTTTAAGCATTCGTTTGCAAAAGTTGTTTTTTTATTTTTTATTACGAACGGAGATAGTTCTGTGGGTTTAAAAGGCCTCCCAATTTTCTCCCTAAATCAGAAGATGCCCCATAGAGAAGAAAAAACAGGGCGTTAGTCACAGTGAACTCATTAAAAGTTAATATTCAAGACGATTTAGACGTCAAATGAGTTCATAAAAAAGAGAACATCCTTATGAATAGAAAAAAATTTAAGGTAGAATTTTTATTTCGGGCATCTCCCAAAATTGTATATAGCTTTCTTTCTACTCCTGACAATTTAACGCGTTGGTTTTGCGATGATTGCAATTTGGTAGAGGGGCAATTTAGTTTTGATTGGGAAGGCAATGAAGAAATTGCCTATTTGCTCGAGTCTCAAGAAGATAGTTATTTGCGTTTGCAGTGGGAAGATTTCCCTGATGAGTATTTGGAGTATAAGATGAGTCGTTCAGAGGTAACTGCAGAAACTATTTTGGAGATTACTGCCTTTTGCGATGCGGACGAAGTAGATGAGGAAAAAGATTTTTGGGCCAACCAAATGGAATCTCTTCGCAGAGCTATGGGTGGTTAATCTTTTTGTTTTTTTAGTGTTTTACATGATTATCCCAACGACTTAAAACTTAAATACTATGTTTGGTTTCCTCAGAAATGAAATGCTCGAAGTAATCGAGTGGAAAGAAGATAGCAAAGACGTTGTGCTTTGGAAATTCCCGGATAAAGATGCCAATATTAAATATGGTGCTCAATTGACCGTGCGGGAGTCGCAGATGGCCCTTTTTCAGAATGAGGGACAGATTGCGGATGTTTATTTTCCTGGCCGCCATAAATTGGTTACGGAAAATATGCCAATTCTCACAACTATCAAATCTTGGAAGCACGGCTTCAACTCGCCTTTTAAGTGCGATGTTTATTTTGTAAGCGGTCGACAGTTTACGAATATGCGTTGGGGTACGCCCAATCCTATTTTCATTAAGGACCCTGAGCTCAATCGCGTTCAAATTCGGGCCTTTGGGGTATACTTTATTCGTATTAAGGATCCCAAGAAGTTTTATAGAGAGTATGCAGGGACCAAAGACATTCTTTACATTTCTGAGCTAGAGGATTCGCTACGTGGTCTTATTGCGCCTAAATTTGCAGAAGCTTTGGCCAAAAGTGCGGTATCGGCTTTTGATATTTATGCCAACTACTCCACTTTAGGGGATACTATTGCGCCTATTTTGCAGCAAGATCTCGATCCCTTTGGTATTGAGTTGACTAAATTCCAAATTTCTAGTGTGTCTCTTCCGCCAGAAGTGGAAGCACACATCAATGAAATGGCCAAGGTAAATTATACTTCTGACGCCAATTTGGACAAAATGCAGCGCATGGCCAATATTGAAGCGACAAAAGAATCGGCCAAACATGGCATTCAGCCGCAGCAGCTCCAAAATCAGAATCAGCAGCAAATGATGCAACAGATGATGATGCAACAAATGATGCAGCAGATGATGAATCAAGGTGGCGGCATGAATAATATGATGCAACAACAGCAGCAACAACAACCTCAGGCCCAAGCCCCCAAGCTAAGCCGAGAGGAAGTGATGAAAAACCTTAGAGAGTTAGGAGAACTCAAAGAAATGGGTATCCTAACAGAAGAAGAGTTTAATAGCAAAAAAGCTGAGCTTTTAGCCCAGCTTTAAGCCAACTTTATTAAAGTGATTTAGTCAATCTTATCTTTTGAGGTAAGATTGACTTTTTTTAGCCCCGATCCTATGAAGATCTTCCGAGCTTTTGTCCGTTTCTTATATCGATGGCGCTACCTCTGGCTCCTGAGCTTTTCAGCGGCTTTGTTGTTTTATATTTTTTGCTTGCCCAAAACCCTTTTCAAAGATCCTTATAGCTTTGTTTTGCTTGATCGCAAAGGGCAATTTTTGGGGGCCAAAATTGCCACTGATGGACAATGGCGCTTTCCCCCTACCGATAGTTTATCCCCAAAGTATATTCGCTGTTTACTAGAGTTTGAAGATCGTCGTTTTTATTCGCATTGGGGAATTGACATCTATGGTTTTGGGCGGGCAGTTCGAGATAATTGGCAAGCTGGGAAAGTCGTTAGCGGCGGGAGTACTATTAGTATGCAACTGATGCGCTTATCTAGAAAGCGCAAGGGACGAGCCTTCAGTCAAAAAATCATGGAAAGTATTTTGGCTTCTCGTTTAGAATGGTCCTATTCAAAAGATGAAATATTGAAGCTTTATGCTAGCCATGCGCCTTTTGGAGGCAATGTGGTGGGCATAGAAGCTGCAGCCTGGCGTTATTTTGGAAAATCAGCCCAAGAGCTCAGTTGGGGCGAGGCCGCAACCTTGGCTGTATTGCCGAATAGTCCGGCACTTATTCACCCTGGCCGAAATAGATCGGCTCTAAAAACTAAGCGCGATCGATTATTACAGACTTTAGTCGAGCGTCAGGTTTTAGATAGCCTAGAAGCAAGTTTGGCCCAAAAAGAACCTTTACCTGAAGCACCTCTGCCTTTGCCTCAAGAAGCGCCGCACTTATTAGAGCGAGCCCGCCAAGAATTAGGCGATGGCTTACAGCTACAAAGTTCTATTGATCGCTTATTACAACTACAGCTATCTAATCTTTTACAACGTTATCATCGAGATTATCGGCGGAAGGATATTTATAATATGGCTGCTCTAGTTGCTGATATAGAAACTGGGGAAATCTTAGCTTATGTGGGAAATATTCAGGATGAGGATAAATCTGATATTCATGCGGATGATGTAGATTTGATTCGGGCCGCAAGAAGCACAGGCAGTATTCTCAAACCTTTTTTATATGCCTTTATGCTAGAAGAAGGGCTATTAAGTCCCAAAACTTGGCAATCAGATGTGCCGATTTCCATAAAAGGGTATCGACCAACAAATTATAGTGGGCAATATATGGGATTGGTGCCCGCGGGGCAAGCCATTGAGCGCTCACTCAATATTCCTTTGGTCCTCATGCTACAAGAATATGGCGTTGCTAAATTCCAACAGCGATTGCGCAACCTGGGCATGAGTAGTTTGCATCGTTCGCCCAAAGATTATGGACTCTCCCTTATTTTAGGTGGGGCTGAAGGGCGCTTAGATGAAATGCTCGGCGGTTTTGCCAGTATGGCGCGAACCTTAAAGGCTTATGAAGAACGACCTTATTGTCCCTATTTACCCGAACAGTTTCGGCCCCTCTCCTATCAACCTTATGTAGCGAATGAACAGCCCGCTTTAGAAAACTGTAGTGCTCAACCGCTACTTTTATCGGCAGGAGCGATTTATCATTGTTTTCGAAATATGCAGCGCTTGGAGCGACCCGCTTCTGAAGGCGCTTGGGAATATTTTGAATCGGCCCGACCTTTAGCTTGGAAAACAGGTACTAGTTTCGGATTTAGAGATGCCTGGGCCATGGGCGTAAATGGTAAATATGCTTTAGGCGTTTGGGTGGGCAATGCCGCCGGAGAAGGTCGGCCCGAATTAGTCGGCGTACAGGCCGCGGCCCCTATTCTATTTGATATTTTAGATCTTTTGCCCGCCGATGAAGCAGAAGAATTTATTTTGCCTGAAACAGAGTTGCAGCCGCTAATGCTTTGTGCCCATTCTGGTTATCGAGCGCAAGAAAACTGCATCCAAAAAGAGCGCATACTTTTGCCTCCTTCGGCCCAATCACAACTAGCAAGTTGCCCTTATCATCAGCAATTGGTGGTGGATAGTGCGGAGCAATACCGCTTACACGCAAACTGTGCAAGTTTAGCCGAGAGCAAACAAAAATCTTATCTTATTTTGCCCCCTTTAGAAGCGCATTATTACCGATTGCGGCAACCTTTATACGAACCCGCTCCGCCTTATCGTCCAGATTGCTTGGCCGATTTGCCCGAAGCTCCCCGACAAATGCAATTTATTTATCCCAAACAAGATTTGAAGGTCTTTTTACCCATTGATTATGATGGCCAACGTTCCAAATTGGTCGTTAAAGTGACACATCAAGAAAATAATGCAAAATTACATTGGCATTTGGATCAACTTTATCTGGGCAGCACCGAAAATTTTCACGAAATGGAAATTCAAGCCGCCAAAGGACAACACAAAATTGTTGTGACAGATGAATTGGGCCAAAATATCAGCCGAAATATTGAAATTTTATCTGAAGGCGATTAGGTTTTTCCCCCATTCCTTAGCCCAAGACCTTTTTACGGTAGGTTAACACCCTCATGAATTTAACCGCCGAAGAATATGGCCAAAAGAAAAAAGACCGTTGAGCGGCCACAACAAGCCCTTTAGGGCGCAGTTCGACGACCGAAGGGAGTAACCGATGCGAAAGGGAGCGGCACAGCCGCAGACCCAGCAAAAAACTTGTTTTTTTGCGCAGGGCCGAGCGAGCAACGAGCCCCAAAACGACAACAAGGCCTTCAGGCCGCAGTTCGACGACCAAAGGGAGTAACCGCCGCACTTTAAGAAATAGCGGAGGCCCCAAAAAAACAAAAATCAAATCTCCTCTTTCTCTTTTCAGGGAGTTGAATAAAATGGGTACTTTTGGACTTTTCCAACGGAATAATTTAGCATGAAAAGTCATCTCTTTCTTCTCTTTTTCTTTTTGAGCAGCTCTTTTTTGTCTGCCCAATCCTTATCGCCACATTTTGGGGGACAATTGGGAATTAGTTTTAGTTTGGGGACGCATTTGCGGCGCTTGGGTTTTATGGGACGTTTGTATTATGCAGGCGATTTTTATCAGTTGAATTTGCAATGGCATCAACAATATAATTGGTCCGCTAGAGGGACGGATCAGCGGGGTTGGGAAAGTCAGATTAAATTGGGCGGCCAGGCAAGTTGGGGCAAAAAATATCAGCGGGCCGAACAAATTCATCCTTTTTTGACGGCCGTCGGGCAACAAACGGCTCGGCCTTATGCCTTGGGGTATGCCTATATTATTTATTTGGACCAATGGAAAACTTCGCAGCGTTCGGGTATTTTTTCTGCTCAGGTTCAAGATTTTCGCTTCTTTTTTGAAAATGATTTTTTAGCCTTTCAAAGTTTGGATCGTTATCGAACGGGGGCCATGGGTTTGCATTATCGTTATAAAGATTGGCAGTTTGGGCTCAGCAATATTAGTTATACAGGCGATGCCTACAGCCCTTTTAGTCCATGGATTGAAGATCCGCAGTTTCCTTCGGCCTCTGGTTATATTGATATGGCTTCGGCTCCTTATGGAAATAAATCTTTGGGCGTTTTGGCCTTAAAAATAGATTGGCGACCAAATTTTTCGGCTTTATCGCATGACTTTTTAGTTCATTTGCAACCACAATTGTCTTTGCGTTTGGGCGTCGATGCCGAACAGATTCGAAATGTGGCCCAAAATAAATGGGTGCATGATTCTAAGTTGTTGCCGTTAAACTGGAATGAAGAAAAAAACCCTCATATTCCAATGGTAGATAGCAAGGGCTGTTCTTATTTGTATTTGCCCGGCCAAAAAATTCGTCGGCCCCGCTTTTTTGGCGAACTTCAACTCAATGAGGTAGAATTTTATTGATTTTTTTCTAATCTGTTTTTTTTGGGGCCTCCGCAGCTTTGCTGCGGCGCTACGCTTCAGGGCTCGCAGGTCTGCTCGGCCCTGCGCAAAAAAACAAGTTTTTTGCTGGGTCTGCGGCTTCGCCGCCCCAGTTTCCATCCCTCAGCCGCTCATCTTGTTTTTTTCAGTCTATCTTTTTTCTTCGGCAGTTTAAGGACAAGAATTTTTTACTAAAATAAATATGGCCAAGATTTTTTACTGGCCACAAAAAAAAGGGCAGCAAAAACATTTAAGTTTTTGCTGCCCTTCCCTATTTGAAAGCCGCTAATTGAAAGGCCTAAAAAAGCTAAACTTTTATGAGAGAACAACTTGCGCTTAGTACAAAAAAGACTTAACTTTAGTAAGCAACTAAAAAAATAAGCCATGATTCAACTCAATCAAAAATTACAAGACTATAAATTGAGCAAAAAAATGCTCAAAGCTTTTTACGGCATTTCTTATCCCACCCTACGCAAACGCTTGCGCACTGCAGGCCTGCAGCATTTTATTGGCCGTAGAAAATTTCTCTTTGCCGAATTCCTACTCATTTTTAAGGCTTTGGGCCAGCCCCAACAAATCGAAAAAGAAATTGAGGAGCTCGCCTTTATTTATGAGCAACTCCTAAACCTTAGACTCCTCAAAGGCCAAAGCCAAAAAGCATTGCCCCAAAAAAAGAAGAAAAAACAAGCCCAAAACAAAAATCGCCCTGCATTACGGCCAATTTCTACGCCCTTGGTCCTCTGGCAAAACTTTTTGCAGCAGTATTATCAAGTACTGCTGCTGGGCTTGGAGCTCTTGTATGGAGAGAAAAAAGAAAAATGGCTGGCGGAGGTGGCGTAAGGGGAGTGAATATTTATCTGATATAGCTTTGAGAAGTGGGAAGTTCTAATGCCTATTCAAATTTTAGATGACTTGATAAAAGGCTTTGTATAAATACATTTTGTAGCGTCTGTTCTTATTTTTTATTTACAACCCAATTGTCAATAAACTCCTCGATATATTGCAAAATCGATTGCGCTTCCTCATAACTAACTGGAGATGCATAAGTATGCGCAGCCCCATCTCGCTTATCTATCAAAAACCTCATACGAGCTAAAAAATCTTCATTTAGGATACGATTTGGATCCTTAAATTTAGTATTGAGTTCATTTCGAACAACAAGAAACCCATTTGATGGCAAATTTGCATGTGAAATAATTCCTGGATATTGAAGTAATAAAGCAAGAGTATCCCACATTGCTAAATTGCCTAATTTTCCAGAAGAAAGGGATTGATGCCAGCGCAGTAAAGGATCTCCATTTTTATTTTTTGCAACTTCATACGATTGAATCATAAATCCCCAACCAACTAAAGAATCAGGGGTTGTTGTGTGTGAATAGGATGTACCAGTGCACAGGTTTTTACAATTCTCAAAGAAACATTTTAATTCAGCTTCAATGATACGTCCACATTGCACCGCAATAGCACTATAATCTGGATAGGAATTTCCAAAATTTGCAAACATGTGTTTTGCAGTTGCTAGCCAAGTTATACTAGTAGGAAGTACTTTAGTTTTATCTACTCCTAGTAGCCTATCTATTTCATCTAGATAATTTTGAATATTATTTTTATTCACATATTCATCTAGCCCATCTTCAAGTTGCTTTAATTTTGTTTCTCTCTGAATATTTAACAAACTTAATTCTAAGTTATCATGCTCATCAAAAAAACCAGAGTCAAATGCCCCATAATCAATACTACCGTCTTTTTCAATTGCTATAGATTCTACTTGCTTTTTACCTTGTGCTTTATGTTTAGGATTTCGAAGATATAATATTTTAACATTTTCGGAAGAACCTTTATCTTTCACAACCAAAGTTTGAAACCGTCGAATTAGGTATTCGCTATGTGTTTCTATCAAAAATTGTATGTTAAACTTTTGGCTTGCCTCCCAAAATACCTCTGCTAAAAGCGATTGCCATTTAGGATGAAGATTTGTTTCAGGCTCCTCTAAAAAGAAAATACTTGGTTGGTAATTATCTTGAAAATTGTAGTTTTTTACAGCAAGTACTTCAATTTGAATAAAAATAATAATTAAGTTCATGACTCCATATCCAAAATCTATTAGGTCTCTTTTAGTCCCATCCTTATAAACTACCTCTACTCTAGAATAACCATATTTTGCACTACTTTTAATAAATAAGGAGTCAGCAATATCAAACTCTCTTAACCATTTTTCTATAAATGGTTCAAATAATGAAAACCTGTTTGACTCTACATATCTATCATAATCAAGTAAGGTTTGTCTAAAGGAACTATTGGTCTCAAAATAAATTCTCGAAGTATCTCCTCTGTTAGCTGACAAATAGACGCTTCTTTTAAAGAGAGAAAAAATTTCACTCCATGCTTTATCAAAAGCATCTAATATTAAATTACTAGACATATCGCTGTCTACATCTAAAGTAAATTCACTGTTAATAATTTTCCTTAGATAAAAAAATAGTATTTTGCCTTCGGTTGGAGCTTCTAGCATTGGTTCAAAATCTTTAGTTCGAACTGAAATTACTCCACTTTTTTCTTTACTTAGAGTTCCATCAATAATCGTTTTTAAATCATCAACACATTCTTTTTTTTTCAAAAACTGCATTAAGCTTTTTAGATTGAACCTATTTGCATCCAACTGTTCCTGCTTCGAATCAAATTTATCACTAAGGAATAAATCAAATATATCTACCCCCCAGCTAAACATACTTTTTTTATCATAGTCCTCGGTCCAGTGCTCTCGATATTTAGTGT
This window contains:
- a CDS encoding AAA family ATPase — protein: MEHLSLFGIKNFRVFDDKEGFLEELAPITLITGANNSGKSSILKALIMLEDSINKYRESSVFDLEFSGDRHFLGDINNVLFEKTDHGVTISLPFPFLSIKSLFTSLTFSKTNAYQATLSKISIHDKLEDVEVFSAEYKKVDKEESEADWEVNKAEYDNDRQTYDHFIGFLEGYIHWNIDWKYFQENLTIISDFYTKYREHWTEDYDKKSMFSWGVDIFDLFLSDKFDSKQEQLDANRFNLKSLMQFLKKKECVDDLKTIIDGTLSKEKSGVISVRTKDFEPMLEAPTEGKILFFYLRKIINSEFTLDVDSDMSSNLILDAFDKAWSEIFSLFKRSVYLSANRGDTSRIYFETNSSFRQTLLDYDRYVESNRFSLFEPFIEKWLREFDIADSLFIKSSAKYGYSRVEVVYKDGTKRDLIDFGYGVMNLIIIFIQIEVLAVKNYNFQDNYQPSIFFLEEPETNLHPKWQSLLAEVFWEASQKFNIQFLIETHSEYLIRRFQTLVVKDKGSSENVKILYLRNPKHKAQGKKQVESIAIEKDGSIDYGAFDSGFFDEHDNLELSLLNIQRETKLKQLEDGLDEYVNKNNIQNYLDEIDRLLGVDKTKVLPTSITWLATAKHMFANFGNSYPDYSAIAVQCGRIIEAELKCFFENCKNLCTGTSYSHTTTPDSLVGWGFMIQSYEVAKNKNGDPLLRWHQSLSSGKLGNLAMWDTLALLLQYPGIISHANLPSNGFLVVRNELNTKFKDPNRILNEDFLARMRFLIDKRDGAAHTYASPVSYEEAQSILQYIEEFIDNWVVNKK
- a CDS encoding SPFH domain-containing protein yields the protein MFGFLRNEMLEVIEWKEDSKDVVLWKFPDKDANIKYGAQLTVRESQMALFQNEGQIADVYFPGRHKLVTENMPILTTIKSWKHGFNSPFKCDVYFVSGRQFTNMRWGTPNPIFIKDPELNRVQIRAFGVYFIRIKDPKKFYREYAGTKDILYISELEDSLRGLIAPKFAEALAKSAVSAFDIYANYSTLGDTIAPILQQDLDPFGIELTKFQISSVSLPPEVEAHINEMAKVNYTSDANLDKMQRMANIEATKESAKHGIQPQQLQNQNQQQMMQQMMMQQMMQQMMNQGGGMNNMMQQQQQQQPQAQAPKLSREEVMKNLRELGELKEMGILTEEEFNSKKAELLAQL
- a CDS encoding sigma-70 family RNA polymerase sigma factor; the encoded protein is MRQLKITKSITNRESQSLEKYLQEIGKVDLLTPEEEVDLAKRIKAGDQVALERLTKANLRFVVSVAKQYQNQGLSLSDLINEGNLGLIKAAQRFDETRGFKFISYAVWWIRQSILQALAEQSRIVRLPLNKVGSLNKINKAFSKLEQEFEREPSADELAQVLSIGSNEVETTLGVAARHVSMDAPFVEGEDNSLLDVLENTNTPQTDANLEYMESLRNEIERSLCSLTDRQRDVIKLYFGIGYQHPMSLEDIGDKFGLTRERVRQIKDKAINKLRTSTSKSKLLKAYLGR
- a CDS encoding START-like domain-containing protein, with product MNRKKFKVEFLFRASPKIVYSFLSTPDNLTRWFCDDCNLVEGQFSFDWEGNEEIAYLLESQEDSYLRLQWEDFPDEYLEYKMSRSEVTAETILEITAFCDADEVDEEKDFWANQMESLRRAMGG
- the pbpC gene encoding penicillin-binding protein 1C, which gives rise to MKIFRAFVRFLYRWRYLWLLSFSAALLFYIFCLPKTLFKDPYSFVLLDRKGQFLGAKIATDGQWRFPPTDSLSPKYIRCLLEFEDRRFYSHWGIDIYGFGRAVRDNWQAGKVVSGGSTISMQLMRLSRKRKGRAFSQKIMESILASRLEWSYSKDEILKLYASHAPFGGNVVGIEAAAWRYFGKSAQELSWGEAATLAVLPNSPALIHPGRNRSALKTKRDRLLQTLVERQVLDSLEASLAQKEPLPEAPLPLPQEAPHLLERARQELGDGLQLQSSIDRLLQLQLSNLLQRYHRDYRRKDIYNMAALVADIETGEILAYVGNIQDEDKSDIHADDVDLIRAARSTGSILKPFLYAFMLEEGLLSPKTWQSDVPISIKGYRPTNYSGQYMGLVPAGQAIERSLNIPLVLMLQEYGVAKFQQRLRNLGMSSLHRSPKDYGLSLILGGAEGRLDEMLGGFASMARTLKAYEERPYCPYLPEQFRPLSYQPYVANEQPALENCSAQPLLLSAGAIYHCFRNMQRLERPASEGAWEYFESARPLAWKTGTSFGFRDAWAMGVNGKYALGVWVGNAAGEGRPELVGVQAAAPILFDILDLLPADEAEEFILPETELQPLMLCAHSGYRAQENCIQKERILLPPSAQSQLASCPYHQQLVVDSAEQYRLHANCASLAESKQKSYLILPPLEAHYYRLRQPLYEPAPPYRPDCLADLPEAPRQMQFIYPKQDLKVFLPIDYDGQRSKLVVKVTHQENNAKLHWHLDQLYLGSTENFHEMEIQAAKGQHKIVVTDELGQNISRNIEILSEGD
- a CDS encoding polymorphic toxin type 23 domain-containing protein, which translates into the protein MKSHLFLLFFFLSSSFLSAQSLSPHFGGQLGISFSLGTHLRRLGFMGRLYYAGDFYQLNLQWHQQYNWSARGTDQRGWESQIKLGGQASWGKKYQRAEQIHPFLTAVGQQTARPYALGYAYIIYLDQWKTSQRSGIFSAQVQDFRFFFENDFLAFQSLDRYRTGAMGLHYRYKDWQFGLSNISYTGDAYSPFSPWIEDPQFPSASGYIDMASAPYGNKSLGVLALKIDWRPNFSALSHDFLVHLQPQLSLRLGVDAEQIRNVAQNKWVHDSKLLPLNWNEEKNPHIPMVDSKGCSYLYLPGQKIRRPRFFGELQLNEVEFY